The Kitasatospora paranensis genome has a window encoding:
- a CDS encoding GNAT family N-acetyltransferase: MKIRTGGPEDAAATLALLDAAVAWLAARGRTGQWGDRPWTSRPAAAERIHRYAAEYLLRAADDPQGRTVGVCVLAETPPDYAPPVTERELYVRLLVTDREHTGRGIGAALVADAVAEARRRGIGLLRVDCYAGDDGALVAQYERLGFTSTDAFTVDRPTGPWPGRILAVRV, encoded by the coding sequence ATGAAGATCCGTACCGGTGGTCCGGAGGACGCGGCCGCCACCCTCGCCCTGCTCGACGCCGCGGTCGCCTGGCTGGCGGCCCGCGGCCGCACCGGCCAGTGGGGCGACCGCCCCTGGACGAGCCGCCCCGCCGCCGCCGAGCGGATCCACCGCTACGCGGCCGAGTACCTGCTGCGTGCCGCCGACGACCCGCAGGGGCGCACGGTCGGCGTCTGCGTGCTGGCCGAGACGCCGCCCGACTACGCCCCGCCGGTCACGGAGCGGGAGCTGTACGTGCGGCTGCTGGTGACCGACCGGGAGCACACCGGCCGCGGGATCGGCGCCGCGCTGGTGGCCGACGCGGTCGCCGAGGCCCGCCGCCGCGGGATCGGCCTGCTGCGGGTGGACTGCTACGCCGGCGACGACGGGGCGCTGGTCGCCCAGTACGAGCGGCTCGGCTTCACGTCCACCGACGCCTTCACGGTCGACCGGCCGACCGGGCCGTGGCCCGGCCGGATCCTGGCCGTCCGGGTGTGA
- the thpR gene encoding RNA 2',3'-cyclic phosphodiesterase: MRLFVAVNPPTEAVQELVDAAAPLRELPGAERLRWTEVAGWHLTLAFLGDVPVTDVPALQDLLARIAAEHGAHRLRLAGAGTFGDRALWAGVDGEVWALRRLAEAVRAGVGEIGVETDEFGFHPHLTLARTGSARGRRRAEQRGAAAQLQQVAAGLDGFRGAEWEAAEFHLMHSDTGFGPSRYHSVGVWPLARWEAP; this comes from the coding sequence ATGAGGCTCTTTGTGGCGGTCAACCCGCCGACCGAGGCGGTGCAGGAACTGGTGGACGCGGCAGCCCCGTTGCGGGAGCTGCCGGGCGCGGAGCGGCTGCGCTGGACGGAGGTGGCCGGCTGGCACCTGACCCTCGCCTTCCTCGGCGACGTCCCGGTGACCGACGTGCCGGCCCTCCAGGACCTGCTGGCCCGGATCGCCGCCGAGCACGGCGCCCACCGGCTGCGGCTCGCCGGCGCCGGCACCTTCGGCGACCGGGCGCTGTGGGCCGGGGTGGACGGCGAGGTGTGGGCCCTGCGCCGACTGGCCGAGGCCGTCCGCGCCGGGGTCGGCGAGATCGGTGTGGAGACCGACGAGTTCGGCTTCCACCCGCACCTGACGCTGGCCCGGACGGGCTCCGCGCGGGGGCGGCGGCGGGCCGAGCAGCGCGGCGCCGCCGCCCAGCTGCAGCAGGTCGCGGCGGGCCTCGACGGCTTCCGCGGCGCCGAGTGGGAGGCCGCGGAGTTCCACCTGATGCACAGTGACACCGGCTTCGGCCCCTCCCGCTACCACAGCGTCGGCGTCTGGCCGCTGGCCCGCTGGGAGGCGCCCTGA
- a CDS encoding beta-galactosidase family protein, producing the protein MLTYDSTGFALDGRPLRILSGAMHYFRTRPEQWPQRLAALRAMGLNTVETYVAWNLHEPAEGRFERMAELGAFLDEAAAQGLWAIVRPGPYICAEWDNGGLPGWLTARAGRRARTGDAGYLAAVDAFFDRLLPLVVERQVDRGGNVLMVQVENEYGSFGSDAAYLRHLADGLLRRGVTVPLFTSDGPEEHMLAGGTVPGVLATVNFGSEPEEAFALLRRHRPEDPLFCMEFWNGWFDHWHKPHHGRDAADAADTLRRILAAGGSVNLYMAHGGTNFGTGAGANHADAPFNSTDWTHSPYQPVTTSYDYDAPLDERGAPTAKYEAFREVLREFAAAHPDEARFRDDRVPELPAPAPVVGPAEVALTAWAPLPFGPGVASAVPPTFEELGLEHGLVRYTFRPPGPAGEQPLSVDGLRDRAVLRVDGLRVAELERGVEHKPLPVPGGSEVELLVESLGRVNYGPQVGETKGITGGVRHERQYLHGCRAAALALEPLPALEFTDAAPDGECFARGSLALGSTGDAFLAVPDGGHGYLWVNGFLLGRYDCAGPQITLYCPQPLLRAGDNTFVLLELGAARPLRIRLRTAPELG; encoded by the coding sequence ATGCTCACCTACGACTCCACCGGGTTCGCGCTCGACGGCCGCCCGCTGCGCATCCTGTCCGGCGCCATGCACTACTTCCGTACCCGGCCCGAGCAGTGGCCGCAGCGGCTGGCCGCGCTGCGCGCGATGGGGCTCAACACCGTCGAGACGTACGTGGCGTGGAACCTGCACGAGCCCGCCGAAGGCCGGTTCGAGCGGATGGCCGAACTCGGCGCGTTCCTGGACGAGGCCGCGGCCCAGGGCCTGTGGGCGATCGTCCGGCCCGGTCCGTACATCTGCGCCGAGTGGGACAACGGCGGGCTGCCGGGCTGGCTGACCGCCCGGGCCGGGCGCCGGGCGCGGACGGGCGACGCCGGGTACCTGGCCGCAGTGGACGCCTTCTTCGACCGGCTGCTGCCCCTGGTGGTGGAGCGGCAGGTCGACCGGGGCGGCAATGTGCTGATGGTCCAGGTGGAGAACGAGTACGGCTCGTTCGGCAGCGACGCGGCCTACCTGCGGCACCTGGCGGACGGCCTGCTGCGGCGGGGCGTCACGGTGCCGCTGTTCACCTCCGACGGGCCGGAGGAGCACATGCTGGCGGGCGGCACCGTGCCGGGGGTGCTCGCCACCGTGAACTTCGGCTCCGAGCCGGAGGAGGCCTTCGCGCTGCTGCGCCGGCACCGGCCCGAGGACCCGCTGTTCTGCATGGAGTTCTGGAACGGCTGGTTCGACCACTGGCACAAGCCGCACCACGGCCGGGACGCCGCGGACGCCGCCGACACGCTGCGCCGGATCCTGGCGGCCGGCGGCTCGGTCAACCTCTACATGGCGCACGGCGGCACCAACTTCGGTACCGGCGCGGGCGCCAACCATGCCGACGCGCCGTTCAACTCGACCGACTGGACGCACTCGCCGTACCAGCCCGTCACCACCTCGTACGACTACGACGCCCCGCTGGACGAGCGCGGCGCGCCCACCGCCAAGTACGAGGCGTTCCGCGAGGTGCTGCGGGAGTTCGCCGCCGCGCACCCGGACGAGGCCCGCTTCCGGGACGACCGGGTGCCGGAACTTCCCGCACCGGCACCGGTCGTGGGGCCGGCCGAGGTCGCGCTGACGGCGTGGGCGCCGCTGCCGTTCGGCCCGGGGGTGGCGTCCGCCGTCCCGCCCACCTTCGAGGAACTCGGCCTGGAACACGGCCTCGTCCGGTACACCTTCCGCCCGCCGGGCCCGGCGGGCGAGCAGCCGCTGAGCGTGGACGGGCTGCGCGACCGGGCGGTGCTGCGGGTGGACGGGCTGCGCGTCGCGGAGCTGGAGCGCGGCGTGGAGCACAAGCCGCTGCCGGTGCCCGGCGGGAGCGAGGTGGAGCTCCTGGTGGAGTCGCTGGGCCGGGTCAACTACGGCCCGCAGGTGGGCGAGACCAAGGGGATCACCGGCGGGGTGCGGCACGAGCGGCAGTACCTGCACGGCTGCCGGGCCGCCGCGCTGGCGCTGGAGCCGTTGCCGGCCCTGGAGTTCACCGACGCCGCACCCGACGGGGAGTGCTTCGCCCGGGGTTCGCTCGCCCTGGGGTCGACGGGCGACGCCTTCCTCGCCGTTCCGGACGGCGGCCACGGCTACCTGTGGGTGAACGGCTTCCTGCTCGGCCGCTACGACTGCGCGGGGCCGCAGATCACCCTGTACTGCCCGCAGCCGCTGCTGCGCGCGGGGGACAACACGTTCGTGCTGCTGGAACTCGGCGCCGCGCGGCCGCTCCGGATCCGGCTGCGGACGGCGCCCGAGCTGGGCTGA
- a CDS encoding AraC family transcriptional regulator translates to MDRWWQYLTPGPAQLATGLACLGVGMQRGRLPTVGPRTLDRWVAVLVTGGRGWFAAPDGDRRPVVAPAVLWLRPGVPHHYAPDEGGWAESFLDFTGPAVAAYAELGLLPEDDVVPLTGTEAAEAVIAKVAGACRRGGPLAGAAAAAGVHELLVELRRHRADLDPAGAPVLEGLRRDAYLPLSVAQHAGRAGMTVAELRRAVRAAGAVGPKEYLLTVRLDEAKRLLASAELPVAAVARRVGYEDPAYFTRIFTRRVGLAPSLFRAQEYRGTAGAPAPRRTD, encoded by the coding sequence ATGGACCGCTGGTGGCAGTACCTGACGCCGGGCCCGGCGCAGCTGGCGACCGGCCTGGCCTGTCTCGGCGTCGGGATGCAGCGCGGCCGGCTGCCCACCGTGGGCCCGCGCACCCTGGACCGCTGGGTCGCCGTGCTGGTCACCGGCGGACGCGGCTGGTTCGCCGCACCGGACGGCGACCGCAGGCCGGTGGTCGCCCCGGCGGTGCTCTGGCTGCGCCCCGGTGTCCCGCACCACTACGCGCCGGACGAGGGCGGCTGGGCGGAGTCCTTCCTGGACTTCACCGGACCGGCCGTCGCCGCGTACGCGGAGCTCGGCCTGCTGCCCGAGGACGACGTCGTGCCGCTGACCGGGACGGAGGCCGCCGAGGCGGTCATCGCCAAGGTGGCCGGCGCGTGCCGGCGCGGCGGCCCGCTGGCCGGTGCGGCCGCGGCGGCGGGCGTGCACGAGCTGCTGGTGGAGCTGCGGCGGCACCGCGCCGACCTCGACCCGGCCGGCGCGCCCGTGCTGGAGGGGCTGCGCCGGGACGCCTACCTGCCCCTCTCGGTGGCCCAGCACGCCGGCCGGGCCGGGATGACGGTGGCCGAGCTGCGCCGGGCCGTCCGCGCGGCGGGGGCGGTCGGGCCGAAGGAGTACCTGCTGACCGTGCGGCTCGACGAGGCGAAGCGGCTGCTGGCCTCGGCGGAGCTGCCGGTCGCCGCGGTGGCCCGCCGGGTCGGGTACGAGGACCCGGCGTACTTCACCCGGATCTTCACCCGCCGGGTGGGGCTGGCCCCGTCGCTGTTCCGGGCGCAGGAGTACCGGGGGACGGCCGGTGCCCCGGCCCCGCGGAGGACCGACTAA
- the serC gene encoding phosphoserine transaminase encodes MAQIQIPADIKPADGRFGCGPSKVRPEALSALAATGTSLLGTSHRQAPVKNLVKRVREGVSSLFSLPEGYEVVLGNGGSTAFWDIAAFGLVREKSQHLNFGEFSSKFASSVKAAPWLAEPTVIKSEPGTHPLPTAEAGADVYALTHNETSTGVAMPIRRPAGADAGSLVLVDATSGAGGLPVDITETDVYYFAPQKSFASEGGLWLAAFSPAALERAAEIAGSGRYIPPFFDLPTAIDNSSKDQTYNTPAVATLFLLADQLDWLNGNGGLDWAVARTAESSSILYSWAEKSSFAQPFVAKAEERSQVVGTIDFDESIDAAAIAKALRANGIVDTEPYRKLGRNQLRIAMFPAVDPADVQALTACIDHVVEQL; translated from the coding sequence GTGGCTCAGATCCAGATCCCCGCTGACATCAAGCCCGCAGACGGCCGTTTCGGCTGCGGTCCGTCCAAGGTGCGCCCCGAGGCCCTGAGTGCCCTCGCCGCCACCGGTACCTCGCTGCTCGGCACCTCGCACCGCCAGGCCCCGGTCAAGAACCTGGTCAAGCGCGTGCGCGAGGGCGTGAGCAGCCTCTTCTCCCTCCCCGAGGGCTACGAGGTGGTGCTCGGCAACGGCGGTTCCACCGCGTTCTGGGACATCGCCGCCTTCGGCCTGGTGCGCGAGAAGTCCCAGCACCTGAACTTCGGCGAGTTCTCCTCCAAGTTCGCCTCCTCGGTGAAGGCCGCCCCGTGGCTGGCCGAGCCCACCGTGATCAAGTCGGAGCCGGGTACCCACCCGCTGCCGACCGCCGAGGCGGGCGCGGACGTCTACGCGCTCACCCACAACGAGACCTCCACCGGTGTCGCCATGCCGATCCGCCGCCCCGCGGGCGCGGACGCCGGCTCGCTCGTCCTGGTCGACGCCACCTCGGGCGCCGGCGGCCTGCCGGTCGACATCACCGAGACGGACGTCTACTACTTCGCCCCGCAGAAGTCGTTCGCCAGCGAGGGAGGCCTCTGGCTGGCCGCCTTCTCGCCGGCCGCACTGGAGCGCGCCGCCGAGATCGCCGGCTCCGGCCGGTACATCCCGCCGTTCTTCGACCTGCCGACGGCGATCGACAACTCGTCGAAGGACCAGACGTACAACACCCCGGCGGTCGCCACGCTCTTCCTGCTGGCCGACCAGCTGGACTGGCTGAACGGCAACGGCGGGCTGGACTGGGCCGTCGCCCGGACGGCCGAGTCCTCCTCGATCCTGTACTCCTGGGCCGAGAAGTCCTCCTTCGCGCAGCCCTTCGTGGCCAAGGCCGAGGAGCGCTCGCAGGTCGTCGGCACCATCGACTTCGACGAGTCGATCGACGCGGCGGCCATCGCCAAGGCGCTGCGCGCCAACGGCATCGTCGACACCGAGCCGTACCGCAAGCTCGGCCGCAACCAGCTGCGCATCGCGATGTTCCCGGCCGTCGACCCGGCGGACGTCCAGGCCCTCACCGCCTGCATCGACCACGTGGTCGAGCAGCTCTGA
- the pdxH gene encoding pyridoxamine 5'-phosphate oxidase — protein sequence MRKHYQHEGLAEGDLAADPFEQFTAWFHDAAEAGVTEPNAMVLSTADAAGRPSSRTVLLKGFDRRGFVFYTNYGSRKGAELAANPQAALLFPWIALARQVVVRGRVEKVGRDETAAYFRTRPHGSQLGAWASEQSSPVAGREVLEQRYAELAARYPEGEGVPVPPFWGGYRVLPEAVEFWQGRENRLHDRLCFLAEGDGWRVERLCP from the coding sequence ATGCGCAAGCACTACCAGCACGAGGGCCTGGCCGAGGGCGACCTCGCCGCCGACCCGTTCGAGCAGTTCACGGCCTGGTTCCACGACGCCGCCGAGGCCGGCGTGACCGAGCCCAACGCCATGGTGCTGTCCACCGCGGACGCCGCCGGCCGGCCCAGCTCGCGCACCGTCCTGCTCAAGGGCTTCGACCGGCGCGGCTTCGTGTTCTACACCAACTACGGCTCCCGGAAGGGTGCCGAACTTGCGGCGAACCCCCAGGCGGCGCTGCTCTTCCCGTGGATCGCGCTGGCCCGCCAGGTGGTCGTCCGCGGCCGGGTCGAGAAGGTCGGCCGCGACGAGACCGCCGCGTACTTCCGGACCCGCCCGCACGGCTCCCAGCTCGGCGCCTGGGCCAGCGAACAGTCCAGCCCGGTGGCCGGCCGCGAGGTCCTGGAGCAGCGCTACGCCGAGCTCGCGGCCCGCTACCCGGAGGGCGAGGGCGTGCCGGTGCCGCCGTTCTGGGGCGGCTACCGGGTCCTTCCGGAGGCCGTGGAGTTCTGGCAGGGCCGCGAGAACCGCCTCCACGACCGGCTCTGCTTCCTCGCCGAGGGCGACGGCTGGCGGGTCGAGCGGCTGTGCCCCTGA
- the fxsA gene encoding FxSxx-COOH cyclophane-containing RiPP peptide: protein MVAALATRATDGPSVEEPVTRPSLASLAALGTDELTAQLYRVLPGADSGQVAVAAFNSSI, encoded by the coding sequence ATGGTCGCTGCACTCGCCACCCGGGCCACCGACGGCCCGTCCGTCGAGGAGCCCGTCACACGGCCTTCGCTTGCCTCGCTCGCCGCACTGGGAACGGACGAACTGACCGCGCAGCTGTACCGCGTACTCCCAGGCGCCGATTCCGGCCAGGTGGCCGTGGCGGCATTCAACTCCTCGATCTGA